In uncultured Draconibacterium sp., one genomic interval encodes:
- a CDS encoding discoidin domain-containing protein, which translates to MKRSNYEKMLHNGATKLSVFMLALAAVFFTASCDDEEVGTLPTTVTGQVTEIADINAVVSGSLTDNGGSDILALGICWTDEDREPTTMDNFVPVGKFTQNGISEEYWDYSITLDGLTAKSDYKVRAYAANEAGTSYGETIAFTTKAGKTFHPLNADMLETFTQEIWEGPKENLVDGDPSTFWHSAWSDEETAIVEPLPHYVQITFPEAKYIGGFQFWTRSPSTRGIDPAQFDVQISTDGTNYTTVWTSERFDAKVRPDYNELSLDKNYSSKYFRIRILDTRTTGQSFTTMGELKVFDDGLLDY; encoded by the coding sequence ATGAAAAGAAGTAATTATGAAAAAATGCTGCATAACGGTGCTACCAAACTCTCCGTTTTTATGCTTGCATTGGCGGCAGTTTTCTTTACTGCGAGTTGCGACGACGAGGAAGTTGGTACCCTGCCAACTACTGTAACCGGTCAGGTTACCGAAATTGCTGACATTAATGCAGTGGTTAGCGGAAGTCTTACCGACAACGGGGGATCGGATATACTTGCATTGGGTATTTGCTGGACCGATGAAGATCGTGAACCAACAACAATGGACAACTTTGTTCCTGTTGGAAAATTCACCCAGAATGGAATATCGGAAGAATACTGGGATTATTCGATTACGCTGGATGGTTTAACAGCAAAATCGGACTACAAAGTGCGCGCCTACGCTGCCAACGAAGCCGGTACTTCGTATGGCGAAACGATTGCATTTACCACTAAAGCAGGTAAAACCTTCCATCCGCTTAATGCAGACATGCTAGAGACTTTTACACAGGAAATCTGGGAAGGTCCGAAAGAAAATCTTGTTGATGGTGATCCTTCAACATTTTGGCATTCAGCATGGTCTGATGAGGAAACTGCAATCGTAGAACCACTTCCTCACTATGTTCAGATCACTTTCCCTGAAGCCAAATATATTGGTGGTTTCCAGTTCTGGACCCGTTCGCCTTCTACACGTGGTATCGACCCGGCTCAGTTCGATGTTCAGATCAGCACAGATGGTACTAACTATACTACCGTTTGGACTTCAGAACGTTTTGATGCAAAAGTACGCCCTGACTATAACGAGTTGTCGCTGGACAAAAACTACTCTTCAAAATACTTCCGGATCAGGATTCTGGATACCCGTACTACCGGTCAGTCATTTACCACTATGGGCGAGTTAAAAGTATTCGATGATGGTTTGCTTGATTATTAA
- a CDS encoding Crp/Fnr family transcriptional regulator, whose amino-acid sequence MKKSRINSTTVNLRFIHLFKHLTLEELANLSKHLQLVELNVGEALYRPGQKLKGIYFIERGVLKQYKIGSKNKEQIYQILSYNDMVGFDSALNQIPATEFTTCMEKARLIFVPIQIVNKLFAENVQVRTMLLQLSCRELGAAQNTIISFSQKSNRQRVIDLLLDLRERFNLDQDNMINVSIKRMEIAGHIGANEENTIRILSDLRKRRLIQTKGRKIGILQLKRYGEAYS is encoded by the coding sequence TTGAAAAAGAGTAGAATAAATAGTACAACCGTTAACCTAAGGTTTATTCATTTATTTAAGCATTTAACGCTTGAGGAGCTGGCCAACCTGAGTAAGCATTTACAGTTGGTTGAGCTGAATGTTGGTGAAGCGCTTTATCGCCCCGGACAAAAATTAAAAGGGATTTATTTTATCGAGCGCGGCGTTTTAAAACAATACAAAATCGGTTCGAAAAATAAGGAGCAAATCTATCAGATACTTAGCTATAACGATATGGTGGGCTTCGACTCGGCGTTGAACCAAATACCGGCAACCGAGTTTACAACCTGCATGGAAAAGGCGCGGTTGATTTTTGTTCCTATTCAAATTGTAAACAAACTATTTGCCGAAAATGTACAGGTTCGAACGATGCTTTTACAACTAAGCTGTCGGGAGTTGGGAGCCGCGCAAAACACCATTATCAGTTTTTCGCAGAAATCGAACCGACAACGGGTTATTGATCTGTTACTCGATTTACGCGAACGCTTTAACCTGGATCAGGACAATATGATAAACGTTTCGATTAAACGGATGGAAATTGCCGGACATATTGGAGCTAACGAAGAAAATACCATACGAATATTATCAGACTTACGAAAAAGAAGACTTATACAAACCAAAGGCAGAAAAATAGGAATCCTGCAATTGAAAAGGTACGGAGAAGCTTATTCCTGA
- a CDS encoding RNA polymerase sigma-70 factor codes for MGRKKTGMPESEIQNNSFVLAELARGQERAFDFIFRKYYKALCAQATVYVKDIDQAQGIVQESFIKLWGKREEAESIKNLPSYLTSMVRNQCIDHMRKMNVLNRTHQQGAANDEVENTTENLVLAHEFEEKLVIALSNLPERCRIAFEYSRFENLTYPEIAEKMGISVKAVEALISRALKTLRTELKDYLPLLMLLFKISPF; via the coding sequence TTGGGCCGCAAGAAAACAGGAATGCCGGAAAGCGAAATCCAAAATAATAGTTTCGTATTAGCTGAGCTTGCCAGGGGGCAGGAAAGAGCGTTCGACTTTATTTTCAGAAAATACTACAAAGCACTTTGTGCCCAGGCAACGGTATATGTAAAAGATATTGATCAGGCTCAGGGTATTGTTCAGGAATCGTTTATAAAACTTTGGGGGAAACGCGAAGAGGCAGAATCGATAAAAAACCTGCCCAGCTACCTCACTTCTATGGTGCGTAACCAGTGTATCGACCACATGCGAAAGATGAATGTGCTGAATAGAACGCATCAGCAGGGAGCGGCAAACGATGAGGTTGAAAACACCACCGAAAACCTGGTTTTGGCGCACGAATTCGAGGAAAAACTGGTAATAGCCTTATCGAATTTACCCGAGCGCTGCCGGATTGCTTTTGAATACAGCCGTTTCGAAAATCTTACCTACCCAGAGATTGCCGAAAAAATGGGAATCTCGGTAAAAGCTGTTGAAGCGCTGATTAGCCGGGCGTTAAAGACATTACGCACCGAACTAAAAGATTATCTCCCTCTTCTAATGCTGCTTTTCAAAATATCACCATTTTAG
- a CDS encoding tetratricopeptide repeat protein: protein MQNKTIIVKTIFLFAISVLMLACSTQPPKTIDAKISYPADGTVFPPEFPPPTCFWETTDKANSSWKVSVLNAENQILHESKVGGEMRWSPTSEVWEALKQQAKQQSVSLVLTAIDDQQKAFPVDTVSFQFSADSVGAPIFYRSVPLPFKFARENLTEVRWQLGNIGSSEAPATVLSDIPVCGNCHSVSADGGTLAMDVDARDEKGAYAIVEVGEETVMSEKEIMNWSNFVNGEFTYGLLSQISPNSRYVVSTLKDSEIFVDRNDLEYSQLFFPFKGILSVYDRVEEKYFELEGANDTNYVHSNPNWGPNGEYIYFTRSRAAHLEESGIFRGSQAVDYKAYNKFLNAFLEREKLFKFDIYRIPFNNGKGGKAEPVPGASNDGMSNYFPRFTPDGKYMIFCKAESFMLLMPDSKLYIQPVEGGETRLMNCNSDNMNSWHSIAPNSRWMVFSSKKYGPYTQLLLTHIDEDGNDSPPVLLEYFASGNRAANIPEFINMSPEAKFEIVPKFLEDDAFALRMGEIKSKENQYEEALEYFNKALEFNPNNSDAHHGLAHALMMLKQPTDAMQHFNKAVELNPGKAEFLLSRGNANMTLKNEEKALDDFNRAIAIDEFSFMAYSNRGMLWRQKRNLEKAMADFNRSIELNPESNVTYINRGVIHAITKEYDEALADFDASIRLNPSDLSAYFGKAKVYQEIQENNKALEVYSQAVSQAANNPETYFNRAMFFVQTNDKTSARNDLQIAAGMNYKPALKMLREMR from the coding sequence ATGCAAAATAAAACGATCATCGTAAAAACAATTTTCTTATTCGCCATAAGCGTTTTGATGCTGGCGTGTAGCACCCAGCCACCCAAAACAATTGATGCGAAAATCAGTTATCCGGCAGACGGAACTGTTTTTCCACCCGAATTTCCACCGCCAACATGTTTTTGGGAAACCACCGACAAAGCAAATTCTTCGTGGAAGGTAAGTGTACTGAATGCTGAAAATCAAATTCTACACGAATCAAAAGTTGGTGGAGAAATGCGCTGGTCGCCAACTTCGGAAGTTTGGGAGGCGCTTAAACAACAGGCAAAACAGCAATCCGTATCGCTTGTTTTAACGGCTATCGATGATCAGCAAAAAGCATTTCCGGTAGATACGGTTTCCTTTCAGTTTTCTGCCGATTCGGTTGGTGCACCCATTTTTTACCGCTCCGTTCCGCTGCCTTTTAAATTTGCCCGCGAGAATTTAACCGAGGTGCGCTGGCAATTGGGCAACATTGGTTCATCCGAAGCTCCGGCTACCGTTTTAAGCGATATTCCGGTTTGTGGAAACTGCCATTCTGTTTCGGCAGATGGAGGAACATTGGCAATGGATGTGGATGCCCGCGACGAAAAAGGAGCGTATGCTATTGTTGAGGTGGGTGAAGAAACCGTTATGTCGGAAAAGGAGATTATGAACTGGAGCAATTTTGTAAACGGTGAGTTTACTTATGGGCTGCTTTCGCAAATATCGCCCAACAGCCGGTATGTGGTTAGTACATTAAAAGACTCGGAGATTTTTGTCGACCGCAACGACCTGGAATATTCGCAGTTGTTTTTCCCGTTTAAAGGTATTTTAAGTGTGTATGATCGGGTGGAAGAAAAATATTTTGAGTTGGAAGGTGCCAACGATACCAATTACGTACACAGCAATCCAAATTGGGGGCCAAATGGCGAGTACATTTATTTTACGCGCTCGCGTGCTGCTCACCTCGAAGAGAGTGGTATTTTCAGAGGTTCGCAAGCCGTAGATTATAAAGCCTACAACAAGTTTTTGAATGCCTTTTTAGAACGCGAAAAACTTTTTAAGTTCGATATTTACCGCATTCCGTTTAACAATGGGAAAGGCGGAAAAGCCGAGCCGGTTCCGGGAGCTTCGAATGACGGCATGAGCAATTATTTCCCACGTTTTACTCCCGATGGCAAATACATGATCTTCTGTAAAGCCGAAAGTTTTATGTTGCTGATGCCCGACAGTAAATTGTATATTCAACCGGTTGAAGGGGGCGAAACACGTTTAATGAACTGTAATTCGGATAACATGAATTCGTGGCATTCTATAGCGCCAAACAGCCGCTGGATGGTGTTTTCATCGAAAAAATACGGGCCGTACACACAGTTGTTGCTCACGCATATTGATGAAGATGGTAATGATTCGCCACCTGTTTTACTCGAGTATTTTGCCTCGGGAAACCGGGCTGCCAATATTCCGGAATTTATAAATATGTCGCCCGAAGCAAAATTTGAAATTGTACCCAAATTTTTGGAAGACGATGCTTTTGCATTGCGTATGGGCGAAATTAAATCAAAAGAAAACCAGTACGAAGAAGCGCTGGAATATTTTAATAAAGCGCTTGAATTTAATCCAAATAATTCGGATGCACATCATGGCTTAGCACATGCGCTGATGATGCTGAAACAGCCGACCGATGCAATGCAGCATTTTAACAAGGCAGTAGAACTGAATCCCGGAAAAGCTGAATTCTTGCTGAGCCGCGGTAATGCCAATATGACTTTAAAAAATGAGGAAAAAGCTTTAGATGATTTTAACCGTGCAATTGCCATCGATGAGTTTAGTTTTATGGCCTACAGTAACCGCGGAATGTTATGGCGCCAAAAACGAAACCTGGAAAAAGCAATGGCCGATTTTAACCGGTCGATCGAGCTAAATCCCGAAAGTAACGTAACGTATATCAACCGTGGAGTTATTCATGCTATTACCAAAGAATACGACGAGGCACTGGCAGATTTTGACGCATCGATTCGATTAAATCCGTCCGACTTGTCGGCATATTTTGGTAAAGCAAAAGTGTACCAGGAGATACAGGAAAATAACAAGGCGCTGGAGGTGTATTCGCAAGCCGTTTCGCAAGCAGCGAATAATCCCGAAACTTATTTTAACCGGGCTATGTTTTTTGTACAAACCAACGATAAAACATCGGCAAGAAACGACCTGCAAATTGCAGCCGGAATGAATTACAAACCTGCCCTGAAAATGTTAAGGGAGATGCGCTGA
- a CDS encoding RagB/SusD family nutrient uptake outer membrane protein: MIRRLFLYLLILFGAFGCNLNYQPYDGIPESELKEDIIGLNGATIGNYNYLKDSYYQRNFHFFGEYGGDNVSLSGTTSDDLFFCYNYQHFPAMYTTTNFWEKAYQLIVGCNKVILSINDDSSVELKQLKGENLYLRAQTLFHLVNTFGRPYYQSPETNLGVPIKLDDQVINVPDRGTVKEVYDQIIADLLQAETLMGSERSNIYASKEVAQAMLSRVYLYMSGTPENPNVNYAYKAKEYANKVIESDRYRLLGTEDFKTYFRKLPEQNTETIFAVKHNVDVDDRGWESIGSMYNHIASQGWGEMYASEPYRDLLDENAEDARHAFIEPQYEIDGVTLKERNGYPIYYINKFSMQEERPTLSSPVYLRLAEIYLNRAEANAKLGLNDEAIDDVNLIRKRAGLSGDALYSTADLKGRESVFEVVLEERRLELAFEAQRKWDIFRNGLTLDRNYPGTHEQGDALLFVPPDHPRVVFYIPESQILVQENLVQNP, translated from the coding sequence ATGATAAGGAGATTATTTTTATACCTGCTAATTTTATTCGGAGCCTTTGGCTGTAACTTAAATTACCAGCCTTACGATGGGATTCCTGAATCGGAACTGAAAGAAGATATTATTGGACTAAATGGTGCCACCATCGGGAATTATAACTATTTGAAAGATAGTTATTACCAGCGCAATTTTCACTTTTTTGGCGAATATGGCGGCGATAATGTTTCGCTAAGCGGAACAACCAGCGACGATTTGTTTTTTTGCTACAACTACCAGCATTTTCCGGCTATGTATACCACCACGAATTTCTGGGAAAAAGCTTACCAGTTAATTGTGGGATGTAATAAAGTGATTCTGTCCATCAACGACGACTCTTCTGTCGAATTAAAACAGTTGAAAGGCGAAAACCTGTATCTCAGGGCGCAAACGCTGTTTCACTTGGTAAACACTTTTGGAAGGCCTTATTACCAAAGTCCCGAAACAAATTTGGGCGTTCCGATAAAGTTAGATGACCAGGTTATAAATGTTCCGGACCGTGGAACCGTAAAAGAAGTTTATGACCAGATAATTGCCGATTTGTTGCAGGCCGAAACGCTGATGGGAAGCGAACGTTCGAACATTTATGCCTCGAAAGAAGTGGCGCAGGCTATGCTTTCACGTGTGTATCTGTACATGTCCGGCACTCCCGAAAATCCAAATGTAAACTATGCGTACAAAGCAAAAGAATATGCCAATAAGGTCATCGAATCCGACCGATACCGGCTTTTAGGAACAGAGGATTTCAAAACCTATTTCCGAAAATTACCCGAGCAAAATACCGAAACGATATTTGCTGTAAAACACAATGTTGATGTTGACGACCGAGGCTGGGAATCAATCGGTTCTATGTACAATCACATCGCCAGCCAGGGCTGGGGCGAAATGTATGCCTCCGAACCTTACCGCGATCTGCTTGACGAGAATGCCGAAGATGCACGCCACGCCTTTATCGAACCGCAATACGAAATTGATGGTGTTACATTAAAGGAGCGAAATGGCTACCCGATCTACTACATCAACAAGTTTTCGATGCAGGAAGAACGGCCCACTTTAAGTTCGCCGGTTTACCTGCGTTTAGCAGAAATTTATTTAAACCGCGCCGAGGCCAATGCCAAACTTGGCCTAAACGACGAGGCTATCGATGATGTAAATTTAATTCGTAAACGTGCCGGTTTAAGTGGCGATGCACTTTATTCTACCGCCGATTTAAAAGGCAGAGAAAGCGTGTTCGAAGTGGTGCTTGAAGAGCGCCGGTTAGAGCTGGCTTTCGAAGCGCAACGAAAATGGGATATTTTCCGAAATGGTTTGACTTTGGATCGTAACTACCCGGGAACCCACGAACAAGGCGATGCCTTGTTGTTTGTGCCCCCCGATCATCCGCGTGTTGTATTTTACATCCCCGAATCACAAATTCTAGTGCAGGAAAATTTAGTTCAAAATCCCTAG
- a CDS encoding SusC/RagA family TonB-linked outer membrane protein yields the protein MKLVIFITTLLALSFISITANSQDSRISLNLVDVSIKEALQEIENQNQYYFLYNNNLMDVERKVDLNIQNKSINEVVKLLFEGQNVDFTIKDRLVILFPVDLDEIENDKIIVEGKVVDRLGQPLPGVTVVVRETILGTVTNAEGNFRLSIFEKPAILEFSFVGMESQALAYSDQDFLIITMNQLSRNIDEVIVVAYGTQSASSLTGSVQALNEQQLANVTSPHLLNQLQGEATGVLVASSSGTPGEKPSLRIRGEGSINYTNEPLWVVDGVIFGTESPDINPNDIESVSVLKDAAAAALYGSRASNGIIMVRTKTGKINTSSFNLKTSTGITQVNHGNLSLMNGPELYDYVMSMDGEKLPGQFPPANSESVINGVDWQDIAFQNGIVHDYNLSYSGGNEKTMLYTSLGYFNEEGAARGHQWEKFSGRVNLDYKASDKLKLILKVEGIFQNNFNNENDLVFGSYVLLPWDNPYFSDGTIKVGRTEADGVKWYSRNQGNPLYEMQYNYIKSRSTQYMNDVGVEYKLTDWLTFVSNNRIKTRTSRFEQLYDSRTPDGQADSGILYNAYGYVRDLSTSNVLRFNKENTDHSVFGIVAYEYTQSYTDGMNGEGKGIYPSLEILNGASESKTIGGSKSKSAFLSILSNVQYVFQNKYMMQLSYRRDGSSRFGSNQRFGDFYSVGTSWVVTKEDFMQSVGFVDNLKLRLSYGSVGNANIADYVALGLYNMTVQYNGEPGGFPRRLPNPDLTWESNKNLNFGIDTRLFDRVNLTVDAYDKKTDNLLQDVPLPLVTGFYWYTDNVGSIQNRGLEFSLETEILKSSPFLWNTSLNMSFNKNKVLKLNDGKDISKGTKIIREGWDINTWYMRKWAGVNPADGNPLWEKVTTAEDGTKIIEKTSKYSEATLQNMDSSSPRFFGGFMNTFVYKQFKLDANFNFVYGNKIYHLLRESLDNDGAYPTYNAMKLNDGWSRWEKPGDIATHPRPVLLGNKLSNKPSSRYLEDGSYLRLNYLSLSYTLPGTLVHKLGLNRAELKLAGENLWTLTNFSGMDPEVGIQGYGGTLYPVTRKYIFGLEVNF from the coding sequence ATGAAACTGGTAATTTTTATAACAACATTACTAGCCCTCTCATTTATCTCGATAACGGCTAATTCGCAGGACTCGCGTATTAGCCTAAACTTGGTTGATGTAAGCATTAAAGAAGCTTTACAGGAAATTGAAAACCAAAATCAATATTATTTTCTATACAACAACAATTTAATGGATGTTGAACGAAAAGTTGATCTGAATATTCAAAACAAGAGCATAAATGAAGTTGTAAAACTTCTTTTCGAGGGGCAGAATGTGGATTTTACGATAAAAGACCGGCTCGTAATTCTGTTTCCTGTAGACTTGGATGAAATTGAAAACGATAAAATTATTGTTGAAGGAAAAGTAGTTGACAGATTGGGGCAACCACTTCCGGGAGTTACAGTCGTCGTTCGCGAAACCATATTGGGTACTGTAACAAATGCTGAAGGTAATTTTCGCCTTAGCATTTTTGAAAAGCCGGCAATTCTCGAATTCTCGTTTGTTGGTATGGAAAGCCAGGCTTTAGCCTATTCCGATCAGGACTTCCTAATCATTACCATGAACCAGTTAAGCCGCAATATTGATGAGGTAATTGTGGTGGCTTATGGTACGCAGTCGGCATCTTCGCTTACTGGTTCTGTTCAGGCATTAAACGAACAACAATTGGCAAATGTAACTAGTCCGCATTTGCTGAATCAATTGCAGGGTGAGGCCACAGGAGTTTTGGTTGCCAGCTCTTCTGGAACACCCGGCGAAAAACCCAGCTTGCGCATTCGCGGCGAAGGATCGATCAACTACACCAACGAACCACTGTGGGTGGTTGATGGTGTTATTTTTGGCACTGAGTCGCCCGATATTAACCCCAACGATATCGAGTCGGTTTCGGTACTAAAAGATGCTGCTGCTGCGGCCTTATACGGTTCGCGGGCATCAAACGGCATCATCATGGTACGTACTAAAACCGGGAAAATTAACACATCGAGTTTTAACCTGAAAACAAGTACAGGAATTACACAGGTTAACCACGGTAATTTAAGCCTGATGAACGGGCCTGAGTTGTACGATTACGTGATGTCGATGGATGGCGAGAAGTTACCGGGGCAGTTTCCTCCGGCCAATTCTGAAAGCGTGATAAATGGAGTTGACTGGCAGGATATCGCATTTCAAAACGGCATTGTTCACGATTATAATTTATCGTACAGTGGCGGAAATGAAAAGACAATGTTGTACACCAGTTTGGGCTACTTTAACGAAGAAGGAGCTGCACGCGGCCACCAATGGGAAAAGTTTTCGGGCCGCGTAAATCTCGATTATAAAGCTTCGGATAAATTAAAGTTAATCCTGAAAGTTGAGGGAATCTTCCAGAATAACTTCAACAACGAAAACGATTTGGTATTTGGCTCCTATGTTCTGCTTCCGTGGGATAATCCTTACTTCAGTGACGGTACAATAAAAGTTGGCCGAACAGAAGCCGACGGAGTGAAGTGGTATAGCCGAAATCAGGGGAATCCTTTATACGAAATGCAATACAACTATATTAAAAGCCGAAGCACCCAATACATGAACGATGTGGGAGTAGAATACAAATTGACCGACTGGCTGACTTTTGTTTCGAATAACAGGATTAAAACAAGAACATCGCGATTTGAACAGCTCTATGATTCGCGCACACCGGATGGACAAGCCGATTCCGGAATTCTGTATAACGCTTATGGATATGTGCGTGATTTGTCGACCAGTAATGTGCTGCGTTTTAACAAAGAAAATACCGATCATTCGGTATTTGGGATTGTGGCATACGAGTATACACAGTCGTACACCGACGGAATGAACGGCGAAGGGAAAGGAATTTACCCCTCGCTAGAGATTTTAAACGGAGCTTCGGAGTCAAAAACCATTGGAGGGAGTAAATCAAAATCGGCCTTTTTATCCATTTTGTCGAATGTGCAATACGTATTCCAAAACAAGTACATGATGCAACTTTCGTATCGCCGCGACGGATCATCGCGATTTGGATCGAACCAGCGATTCGGAGATTTTTATTCAGTAGGTACGTCGTGGGTTGTCACGAAAGAGGATTTTATGCAATCGGTGGGCTTTGTAGATAATCTAAAGCTCCGCCTGAGTTATGGCTCGGTAGGAAATGCCAACATCGCAGATTATGTGGCGCTGGGGCTTTACAACATGACTGTTCAATACAATGGCGAACCCGGAGGATTTCCGCGCAGGTTGCCCAATCCCGATCTTACCTGGGAGTCGAACAAAAATCTCAACTTCGGAATTGACACAAGATTGTTTGATCGGGTAAACTTGACCGTTGATGCCTATGATAAAAAGACTGACAACCTGCTGCAAGATGTTCCGCTGCCATTGGTAACCGGCTTTTACTGGTATACCGACAATGTGGGCTCAATTCAAAACCGCGGACTGGAATTCAGCCTGGAAACCGAAATTCTAAAGTCATCTCCATTTTTGTGGAATACCAGCCTGAATATGAGTTTTAATAAAAACAAGGTGCTGAAGTTAAACGATGGGAAAGACATTTCGAAGGGTACCAAAATTATTCGCGAAGGCTGGGACATCAACACCTGGTACATGCGAAAATGGGCAGGTGTTAATCCCGCAGATGGTAATCCGTTATGGGAAAAAGTAACTACAGCTGAAGACGGCACGAAAATCATTGAAAAAACTTCGAAATACAGCGAGGCAACGCTGCAAAATATGGATAGCTCGTCGCCCAGATTTTTTGGAGGTTTTATGAATACCTTCGTCTACAAACAGTTTAAGCTTGATGCCAACTTTAACTTTGTTTATGGCAATAAAATATATCATCTGTTGCGCGAGTCGCTTGATAACGACGGAGCTTATCCCACCTACAACGCAATGAAATTAAACGACGGTTGGAGCCGCTGGGAAAAACCCGGCGATATTGCCACGCATCCACGACCGGTATTGCTGGGCAACAAACTGTCGAACAAACCATCGTCGAGGTATTTGGAAGACGGTAGTTACCTGCGTTTGAACTACCTGAGTTTATCGTATACATTACCCGGCACTTTAGTTCATAAGCTTGGATTAAACCGTGCCGAGCTAAAACTTGCCGGCGAAAATCTGTGGACATTAACCAACTTTTCAGGAATGGATCCTGAAGTGGGAATTCAAGGATATGGCGGAACGCTGTATCCCGTAACGCGCAAGTATATATTTGGATTAGAAGTAAACTTTTAA
- a CDS encoding FecR domain-containing protein, with protein sequence MSNTNKNIEHLLSKSVFGGLSDEEKSQLNTWISESEENAREYEAYQQLWKKSEDLVVGDAIDLEASLLKTKERISFSTGKKRWLIIARQVAAVLLISITISSLYTYFSSTGKEHVVYQDISTAFGTQTQLELADGTKVWLNSGSRLHYPNSFDNLEERRIELVGEAFFEVTKNAAKPFIVQTTALDVKVLGTAFNVSAYENAPEFTVALKEGKVSLLKANSDDENALVSLTPNEVAIYNNEKHNIVIQKEKSLNKYNAWRDGKIVFFEDGIETVVQKLENWYNVDIELADDNLNELIFTATFINGSIDQVLNYLSISSPIEYSIIPVSKDQDGTYSKRKIILKERNK encoded by the coding sequence ATGTCCAATACGAATAAAAATATCGAACACCTGCTCTCGAAATCCGTTTTTGGTGGTTTGAGCGATGAGGAGAAATCGCAGCTCAACACATGGATTTCAGAATCGGAAGAGAATGCCCGGGAATACGAGGCTTATCAACAGTTATGGAAAAAATCGGAAGATTTGGTTGTTGGTGATGCTATTGACCTTGAAGCTTCGTTGCTAAAAACAAAAGAGCGAATTTCATTTTCAACCGGGAAGAAGCGGTGGTTGATAATTGCCCGTCAGGTAGCTGCAGTTTTGTTGATTTCCATCACAATCTCGTCGTTGTATACTTATTTTTCGTCGACCGGGAAAGAGCATGTGGTGTACCAGGATATATCAACTGCTTTTGGCACACAAACACAGCTTGAATTGGCTGATGGAACCAAAGTTTGGTTAAATTCGGGAAGCCGGCTACACTATCCAAACTCTTTCGACAATTTGGAAGAAAGGCGTATTGAATTGGTTGGTGAAGCCTTTTTCGAGGTGACAAAAAATGCAGCGAAACCATTTATTGTACAAACAACGGCACTCGATGTTAAAGTGCTGGGAACGGCGTTTAACGTTTCGGCCTACGAAAATGCACCGGAGTTTACCGTTGCACTTAAGGAAGGGAAAGTAAGTCTTCTTAAAGCAAATTCCGACGATGAGAACGCCCTGGTTTCGTTAACACCAAACGAAGTGGCTATTTACAATAACGAAAAGCATAATATCGTAATTCAAAAAGAAAAGAGTTTGAATAAGTACAACGCCTGGCGAGATGGTAAGATTGTATTTTTTGAGGATGGAATTGAAACGGTAGTACAAAAACTGGAAAATTGGTACAATGTGGATATTGAACTTGCTGACGACAATTTGAATGAGTTGATCTTTACAGCAACATTCATTAACGGATCGATCGATCAGGTGCTTAATTATCTAAGTATTTCATCGCCTATTGAATACTCCATAATTCCGGTCTCGAAAGATCAGGACGGTACTTATTCGAAAAGAAAAATTATATTAAAGGAGCGCAATAAATAG